Proteins encoded in a region of the Sulfurimonas marina genome:
- a CDS encoding phosphoribosylglycinamide formyltransferase: MTKIAILASHNGSNLDPIYEAIQENKLDAAISLVISNNTDANVLKKAQKLALKNHLINAKTVNDPDQSIYDLCSENEIDMIVLSGYMKKLSSALTRDFNIINSHPSLLPKYGGSGMYGRFVHEAVIANSETKSGVSIHFVNEEYDEGKIILQKELLLTKDETPISLEARVKELEKQAIVEALETCLR, translated from the coding sequence ATGACAAAAATTGCCATACTAGCCTCACACAACGGGAGTAACTTAGACCCGATCTACGAGGCTATACAAGAGAATAAACTTGATGCAGCCATCTCTTTGGTTATCTCAAACAATACAGATGCAAATGTTTTAAAAAAAGCACAAAAACTAGCTCTTAAAAACCATCTAATAAATGCAAAAACAGTAAACGATCCTGATCAAAGTATTTACGATCTCTGTTCTGAAAATGAGATCGATATGATCGTCTTGTCAGGGTATATGAAAAAACTATCATCTGCACTGACAAGAGATTTTAATATTATCAACTCTCACCCTTCCCTTTTACCAAAATACGGTGGTTCTGGGATGTATGGAAGATTTGTTCATGAAGCAGTGATCGCAAACAGTGAAACAAAAAGCGGCGTGAGTATTCATTTTGTAAATGAAGAGTATGATGAAGGGAAGATTATTCTCCAAAAAGAGCTTCTCTTAACAAAAGATGAAACTCCAATTTCATTAGAAGCTCGTGTTAAAGAGCTGGAAAAACAAGCTATTGTGGAAGCTTTAGAGACATGTTTGAGATAA
- a CDS encoding helix-turn-helix domain-containing protein: MNIDKFKIKELMAKKQIKTQSELAELLGMSKNQLSNILSDDFDPIKSNVRKLSDFFEVSPLSIIKDTKENIE; encoded by the coding sequence TTGAATATTGATAAATTTAAAATTAAAGAACTGATGGCAAAAAAACAGATTAAAACACAATCTGAATTAGCTGAATTATTGGGAATGTCTAAAAATCAATTATCTAATATTTTAAGCGATGATTTTGATCCAATAAAAAGTAATGTTAGAAAACTGTCTGATTTTTTTGAAGTTAGTCCTCTATCAATAATCAAAGATACTAAGGAAAACATAGAGTGA
- a CDS encoding helix-turn-helix transcriptional regulator, with the protein MADRLLRLPDVQEKLGNMSIPVIYRYMEQGILPRPIKLSTRMAVWKESWLDAFIDSLDSGQELKKNFDGQ; encoded by the coding sequence ATGGCAGACAGACTATTAAGATTGCCAGACGTACAAGAAAAGCTGGGAAATATGAGTATACCAGTAATTTATCGTTATATGGAACAAGGCATACTTCCCCGTCCCATTAAATTATCCACACGTATGGCAGTATGGAAAGAGTCATGGCTAGATGCCTTTATTGATTCTTTAGATAGTGGTCAAGAGTTAAAAAAGAACTTTGATGGACAATAG
- a CDS encoding sulfite oxidase heme-binding subunit YedZ — MNKHSVLITLLLSPLLFLLYMLFIVEVDDPIKYIYTVTGATAITLLYATTTISLVKKIVNFIKYRRTVGLFSFFYALLHMLNFIILDMELDLEFAIQETLDKPFIYLGMSAFFILLFMAITSLKKLFSKFYKYHKVIYIAIILVTIHFIMAQKALSLEQFGYLFIMGIIVVLKILQRTNLIKL, encoded by the coding sequence TTGAATAAACACTCTGTTTTAATAACCCTGCTCTTATCCCCTCTGCTCTTTTTATTATATATGCTCTTCATAGTAGAAGTAGATGATCCGATTAAATATATCTATACTGTAACAGGGGCAACAGCTATCACCCTTTTATATGCCACAACTACTATCTCTTTAGTTAAAAAGATTGTCAACTTTATCAAATATCGCCGAACTGTCGGACTTTTTAGTTTTTTTTACGCTTTACTGCATATGCTGAATTTTATAATATTGGATATGGAGCTTGATTTAGAGTTTGCCATTCAAGAGACTTTAGATAAGCCTTTTATATATCTGGGTATGAGTGCATTTTTCATATTACTTTTTATGGCCATTACATCACTTAAAAAACTATTTTCCAAGTTTTACAAATATCATAAAGTGATATATATAGCCATCATACTAGTGACTATACACTTTATTATGGCGCAAAAGGCACTTAGTCTTGAACAATTTGGTTACCTTTTTATAATGGGGATTATAGTAGTATTGAAGATACTTCAGAGAACAAATCTGATAAAGTTATAA
- a CDS encoding trimeric intracellular cation channel family protein, translating into MFEISEYIGIIAFAMSGFFVGVKNRLDLLGILISTFLTALGGGVIRDVIVDRPPFTFTHTYPALTILLVMLGLIIFQYHKRNSIENKPLFILSDSIGLVSFSISGAIIGLEADFNLTGVIATSFITAVGGGIARDVIINEIPFVLKTGFYGTIAILIALSVYLLEMFSLLNLVTTTALFFLFLTLRLVAFYKKWSIPLI; encoded by the coding sequence ATGTTTGAGATAAGTGAATATATCGGTATTATCGCTTTTGCAATGAGTGGTTTTTTTGTCGGTGTGAAAAACAGGCTCGATCTTCTCGGCATACTTATCTCAACATTTTTAACAGCCCTCGGCGGCGGTGTAATTCGTGATGTGATCGTAGATCGTCCCCCTTTTACATTTACCCATACCTATCCGGCACTCACTATCTTGCTTGTGATGTTGGGACTTATCATATTTCAATACCACAAACGCAACTCTATTGAGAACAAACCGCTCTTTATACTGAGTGATTCCATAGGGCTTGTATCGTTTAGTATATCGGGAGCTATTATAGGTTTGGAAGCAGATTTCAATCTTACAGGCGTGATCGCAACTTCATTTATCACTGCCGTGGGCGGAGGGATCGCAAGGGACGTAATCATTAATGAGATCCCTTTTGTGCTAAAAACAGGTTTTTACGGTACGATCGCCATACTTATAGCACTTAGCGTATATCTTTTAGAGATGTTTTCACTGCTAAATCTGGTAACAACCACTGCACTATTTTTTCTCTTTTTAACGCTTCGACTGGTTGCTTTTTATAAAAAGTGGTCAATCCCTCTAATATAA
- a CDS encoding terminase small subunit, with translation MNKALTKMQQDFVEVYVVTRNAKKSALQAGYSPIFAEKKSYSLLNDSKIKTAIKEAEKYYFSEKFKKLSVLATEELENILINGDNKEKLRASEIIFKSSGLTNMLITPEEDDKPIKITVTLPPELEGDIG, from the coding sequence ATGAATAAAGCACTTACGAAAATGCAACAAGATTTTGTAGAAGTATATGTAGTCACACGTAATGCCAAAAAATCAGCGTTACAAGCTGGATACAGTCCTATTTTTGCAGAAAAAAAATCTTATAGCTTGTTAAATGACTCTAAAATTAAAACTGCTATAAAGGAAGCTGAAAAATACTACTTCTCTGAAAAATTTAAAAAGCTAAGTGTCCTAGCTACAGAGGAGCTGGAAAATATCTTAATCAATGGGGATAATAAAGAAAAGCTTCGAGCATCGGAAATTATTTTTAAATCTTCAGGACTTACCAACATGCTCATCACTCCAGAAGAAGATGATAAGCCAATTAAAATTACGGTTACATTACCACCTGAACTAGAGGGTGATATAGGTTAA
- the msrP gene encoding protein-methionine-sulfoxide reductase catalytic subunit MsrP: MNYIKRKSWELKESFVTDEKFFNDRRKFLKLGAALAVSTSAVMELAAKEFTPLPNLHYTKDLNQNNLTPNSYEQITSYNNFYEFTTSKKAVKEKAKNFRSEPWQISVDGLVEKPFILDMEKLLKKFALEERIYRFRCVEGWSMVVPWIGFELSELIKYAKPLSNAKYIRFETLYDPKQFPSQRYGLGSIDYPYVEGLRMDEAMNPLAIIAVGLYGHTLPPQNGAPIRLITPWKYGFKSIKSIVKITFTDTMPLNTWRKAAPYEYGFYANVNPDVDHPRWSQKRERLLGKFFKQDTLMFNGYEKEVADLYKDMDLRKEF; the protein is encoded by the coding sequence ATGAACTATATAAAAAGAAAAAGCTGGGAATTAAAAGAGAGTTTTGTTACTGATGAAAAGTTCTTTAACGACAGAAGAAAGTTCTTAAAACTAGGCGCTGCCCTTGCTGTAAGTACTTCTGCGGTGATGGAACTTGCTGCCAAAGAGTTTACACCCTTGCCAAACCTGCACTACACAAAAGATTTAAACCAAAACAATCTCACTCCAAACTCTTATGAGCAAATCACCTCCTACAATAACTTCTATGAATTCACCACAAGTAAAAAAGCAGTTAAAGAAAAAGCCAAAAATTTTAGATCTGAACCATGGCAGATATCTGTTGACGGACTTGTCGAAAAACCATTTATTCTAGATATGGAGAAACTGCTAAAAAAGTTTGCTCTTGAGGAGCGAATCTATAGATTTAGATGTGTTGAAGGCTGGTCTATGGTAGTCCCATGGATCGGTTTTGAACTCTCAGAACTGATAAAATATGCAAAACCCCTCTCAAATGCAAAATATATACGCTTTGAAACCCTTTATGATCCTAAACAGTTCCCTAGTCAAAGATATGGCTTAGGATCGATTGACTACCCATATGTTGAAGGTCTGAGGATGGATGAGGCGATGAATCCTTTGGCTATTATAGCTGTAGGGCTTTATGGGCATACACTACCACCCCAAAATGGTGCACCCATTAGACTTATAACACCATGGAAATACGGTTTTAAAAGTATAAAATCAATCGTAAAGATCACTTTTACAGATACTATGCCCTTAAATACATGGCGCAAAGCTGCACCTTATGAATACGGCTTCTATGCCAATGTCAATCCAGATGTAGACCACCCTCGCTGGTCACAAAAACGTGAACGCCTTTTAGGTAAATTTTTCAAACAAGATACACTTATGTTTAACGGCTATGAAAAAGAGGTGGCTGATCTGTATAAAGATATGGACCTTAGGAAAGAGTTTTGA
- a CDS encoding type II toxin-antitoxin system HicB family antitoxin, which translates to MKYVAFVFQDEDEFTAVVPDISGCIASDDTEEEACEAVLDAVELCLEDEELPRANTLEYFTDEVLNKLGLPLNASKYIVDVEDEGYNSYGAKLLS; encoded by the coding sequence TTGAAATATGTTGCATTTGTTTTTCAAGACGAAGATGAATTTACGGCTGTTGTTCCAGACATTTCAGGATGTATAGCTTCAGACGACACAGAAGAAGAGGCATGTGAAGCAGTTCTAGATGCTGTCGAGTTATGTCTTGAAGATGAGGAGCTTCCAAGAGCAAATACACTTGAGTATTTTACAGATGAAGTTCTAAACAAGTTGGGGCTCCCTTTAAACGCTTCAAAATACATTGTAGATGTAGAGGATGAAGGTTATAATTCATACGGTGCAAAGCTCTTATCATAA
- a CDS encoding TraB/GumN family protein — translation MRVISILFLITISLFADSFVWKVQKGDSTLYLGGTIHLLRPADFPLPKEFESAYKRSEVLVFETQIDRLEDPSFQEFMMQSMLYNDGSTLKQHLQETTYKRLEEYCQDNNISLQNMQQMKASMVALALMQMRYMELGATQDGVDRYYYQKAVADKKKSEYFETLEEQVGMIANIGGDDEDDFVLQTLSDIKELDTMFTKIVQFWKNGKEKELSDFFILDLKKQSRQLYNDLIVKRNIAWLPQIKHYLTTEKTEFILVGAGHLVGPDGLLQALKKEGYKVTKL, via the coding sequence ATGAGAGTTATATCTATTTTATTCCTTATAACTATTTCCTTATTTGCAGATTCTTTTGTTTGGAAAGTACAAAAAGGTGATTCTACTCTATACCTCGGTGGTACTATACATCTATTGCGTCCTGCTGATTTTCCTCTCCCTAAAGAGTTTGAAAGCGCTTATAAACGCTCAGAAGTTCTTGTATTTGAAACTCAAATAGACAGACTGGAAGATCCAAGTTTTCAAGAGTTTATGATGCAATCAATGCTTTACAACGATGGCTCGACACTCAAACAACATCTTCAAGAAACAACTTATAAAAGATTAGAAGAGTATTGCCAAGACAATAATATAAGTCTTCAAAATATGCAACAGATGAAAGCCTCTATGGTCGCCTTGGCATTGATGCAAATGCGATATATGGAATTAGGAGCTACCCAAGATGGTGTAGACCGCTACTATTATCAAAAAGCTGTAGCAGATAAAAAAAAGAGTGAATATTTTGAAACACTTGAAGAGCAAGTAGGTATGATCGCAAATATTGGCGGGGATGACGAAGATGATTTTGTACTCCAGACACTAAGCGATATAAAAGAGCTCGATACTATGTTTACAAAAATTGTTCAGTTTTGGAAAAATGGAAAAGAGAAAGAGCTCTCAGATTTTTTCATTTTAGATCTTAAAAAACAGTCTAGGCAACTTTACAACGACCTAATCGTCAAAAGAAATATCGCTTGGCTTCCACAGATCAAACATTACCTCACAACAGAAAAGACAGAGTTTATCTTAGTTGGTGCAGGTCATTTAGTAGGTCCTGATGGATTACTGCAAGCTTTAAAAAAAGAGGGGTATAAAGTTACTAAACTTTAA
- a CDS encoding DNA methyltransferase, with protein sequence MKYNDLNLKEWKKIDINTDSLWIINERDKSGKHKNIYHGNFVPQIPNELIRRYTKEKETILEPFMGSGTTLFECERLHRKYIGFDINQNMIDYVHSSMKDGLTTYPDYYIENANSLNNKLIEKHINLASQQFHQSEKVQFVLMHPPYMDIVKFTDNHNDLSQIDDVELFLKKFKNICTNFLQYLENDRYFAVVIGDVYKNSEVIPLGFYCMDMIQKNFNVKLKGTIVKNIEGNRGKQGSGGIWRYRALNSDYYIFKHEYIFVFKKVK encoded by the coding sequence ATGAAATATAATGACCTAAATTTAAAAGAATGGAAAAAGATTGACATTAATACAGACAGTCTTTGGATAATTAATGAAAGAGATAAATCTGGTAAACATAAAAATATTTACCATGGCAATTTTGTACCACAGATACCGAATGAATTAATTAGACGCTATACAAAAGAAAAAGAAACTATTTTAGAACCTTTTATGGGGAGTGGTACTACATTATTTGAATGTGAACGCCTTCATAGAAAATATATTGGATTTGATATAAATCAAAATATGATTGACTATGTTCATAGTTCTATGAAAGATGGATTAACGACATATCCTGATTATTACATTGAGAATGCAAATTCACTGAACAATAAACTTATAGAAAAACATATAAACTTAGCATCTCAACAGTTTCACCAAAGTGAAAAAGTTCAATTTGTCTTAATGCATCCTCCCTATATGGACATTGTAAAATTTACAGACAATCACAATGATTTATCGCAAATTGATGATGTTGAACTATTTCTAAAAAAATTTAAAAATATATGTACAAATTTTTTACAATATTTAGAAAATGACAGATATTTTGCAGTTGTAATTGGCGATGTTTATAAAAATAGCGAAGTAATTCCTCTTGGGTTCTACTGTATGGATATGATACAAAAAAACTTTAATGTAAAACTAAAAGGAACTATTGTAAAAAACATTGAAGGTAATAGAGGCAAACAAGGAAGTGGTGGTATTTGGAGATATAGAGCTTTAAACAGTGATTACTATATTTTTAAGCATGAATATATTTTTGTTTTTAAAAAGGTTAAATGA
- a CDS encoding tyrosine-type recombinase/integrase → MIRAENKLNDKAVKSAKPENATYSISDGKGLTLQVHPNGSKLWRFRYRIDGKQKMLSMGKYPDVSLADARRKTLEARTIVAEGNDPSQVRKDVKHQKKAIKEAIERKTTHSFEFVANEILNSRFERGEITEVHYKRTYRAFENDVYPFIGSLEVAEITPNQIMDIVERVEERGAHDSAYKLFYAISKIYKTIIARRKYDVEFSPTASISIGELIGAKTKKHYPTITDRKGIKGLLLAIESYQGDYSTKMALQVLPHVFLRSSNIRHAEWNEIDFNDRLWRIPASKMKTKEEFLIPLSDQVFTLLKEIHTFTGQEQYVFPSYRYKTAPLSDNTLIGAFRRMGYSKEEFVPHSFRAMFSTIAHEQGTFKHEVIEKQLAHSVGNSVSQAYNRSEYLQDRKELMQWWSDYLEEVKNG, encoded by the coding sequence ATGATAAGAGCAGAAAATAAACTTAATGATAAAGCGGTCAAATCAGCAAAGCCTGAAAATGCTACTTATAGTATTTCAGATGGTAAAGGTTTAACTTTACAAGTGCATCCCAATGGATCAAAGCTATGGCGTTTTCGTTATAGGATAGATGGAAAACAAAAAATGCTTTCTATGGGAAAGTATCCTGATGTTAGTTTAGCTGATGCACGTAGAAAGACACTTGAGGCTCGAACTATTGTAGCCGAGGGAAATGATCCTTCTCAAGTACGAAAGGACGTTAAACATCAAAAGAAAGCTATTAAAGAAGCTATAGAAAGAAAAACTACACACTCTTTTGAATTTGTTGCCAATGAAATTCTAAACTCTCGTTTTGAGAGAGGAGAGATTACTGAAGTACATTACAAACGTACCTATAGAGCTTTTGAAAATGATGTTTACCCTTTTATTGGTAGTTTAGAAGTAGCAGAAATCACACCAAACCAGATTATGGATATTGTGGAACGGGTAGAAGAACGAGGAGCACATGATAGTGCATATAAACTTTTTTATGCAATTAGTAAGATCTACAAAACTATCATAGCTAGAAGAAAATATGATGTCGAATTTTCTCCTACAGCATCGATCAGTATCGGTGAACTTATAGGTGCTAAAACAAAAAAACACTATCCAACAATTACAGATCGTAAAGGTATCAAAGGTTTACTTTTAGCTATTGAGTCATATCAAGGTGATTACTCTACAAAAATGGCTTTACAAGTATTGCCTCATGTTTTCCTACGTTCATCAAACATTCGTCATGCTGAGTGGAATGAAATCGACTTTAACGATCGTTTATGGCGTATTCCAGCTTCCAAGATGAAAACCAAAGAAGAGTTTTTAATTCCACTATCAGATCAAGTATTCACGCTTCTTAAAGAGATACACACATTTACAGGTCAAGAGCAATATGTTTTTCCGTCATATCGTTACAAAACTGCCCCGCTTTCAGATAACACTTTAATTGGTGCATTTCGTCGTATGGGCTACAGTAAAGAGGAATTTGTACCTCATAGTTTCCGTGCAATGTTTTCAACCATAGCACATGAGCAAGGAACTTTTAAACATGAAGTAATTGAAAAACAATTAGCTCATAGTGTAGGTAACTCAGTTTCTCAAGCTTACAACCGTTCAGAATACTTACAAGATCGTAAGGAACTTATGCAGTGGTGGAGCGACTATCTTGAGGAGGTGAAAAATGGATAA
- a CDS encoding DUF91 domain-containing protein, translating to MMATAHVFIVDYNTFKYHLEYLFAGTGAGNKVIDFNNVSTTTLHAQSENNLVGMIADINRIRVNDYVLFYLQQNYQMGIYEGKFYGIFKVIERRGFIDNNDSQQFLKNELQKSLTFRILLQADDVYADGVTEWEALDEISSIQSPNQMLWSLIYRKLKGNRGNTMITIYEFDRIKQLIRNKNNRNVLTGNYFTFNTQSQKIESCTQQNRYTGRQSNINLLPRLINKYSRNLQFEIHLQAYILQNLENITPFSNEQIEWIGNEVSCGVGMQRIDIMLSTVRNTNRVCIPIELKSTEAYLSITTQLQRYVDWIQQYYLPNRPSDLEPMIISRKISNKTSQNYLNLVAEFNTFNRRNNLQLRYVEFDIITNNINFVEVIY from the coding sequence ATGATGGCAACAGCGCACGTATTTATAGTAGATTACAATACATTTAAGTATCACTTAGAATATCTGTTTGCAGGGACAGGAGCAGGTAACAAGGTAATAGATTTTAACAATGTCAGCACTACAACTTTACATGCTCAAAGTGAAAATAATTTAGTTGGAATGATCGCTGACATAAATAGAATTAGAGTTAATGATTATGTTCTTTTTTATCTACAGCAGAATTATCAAATGGGAATCTATGAAGGTAAATTTTATGGAATTTTTAAAGTAATAGAGAGAAGAGGATTTATAGATAATAATGACTCCCAACAGTTCTTAAAGAATGAATTACAAAAATCTTTGACTTTTAGAATTTTACTTCAAGCTGATGATGTATATGCTGATGGAGTTACAGAGTGGGAAGCTCTGGATGAAATATCGAGTATTCAATCTCCAAATCAAATGCTTTGGAGTTTAATTTATAGAAAACTGAAAGGTAATCGTGGAAATACAATGATTACTATTTATGAATTTGATAGGATAAAACAACTTATTCGCAATAAAAATAATAGAAATGTATTAACTGGGAACTACTTTACTTTTAATACTCAATCTCAGAAAATTGAATCCTGTACTCAACAAAACAGATATACGGGTCGTCAAAGCAATATTAATCTTTTACCACGACTTATAAATAAATATTCAAGAAACCTACAATTTGAAATACATCTACAAGCTTATATACTACAAAACTTAGAAAATATAACACCTTTTTCTAATGAACAAATTGAATGGATTGGGAATGAAGTATCTTGTGGTGTAGGAATGCAAAGAATTGACATTATGTTGTCTACAGTAAGAAATACAAATAGAGTTTGTATTCCAATAGAGTTAAAATCCACAGAAGCTTACTTATCAATTACGACACAACTTCAAAGATATGTCGATTGGATTCAACAATACTATTTACCTAATAGACCTTCAGATTTGGAACCAATGATTATATCAAGAAAAATTTCTAATAAAACAAGTCAAAATTATTTAAATCTAGTGGCTGAATTTAATACTTTCAATCGACGAAATAATTTACAACTCCGATATGTTGAATTTGACATTATTACAAATAATATTAACTTTGTTGAAGTTATATATTAA
- a CDS encoding cupin domain-containing protein, translated as MFKIDNLIVITLITMVFSTFSFAEENSAVALAYKHDSSELQWGPCPAFLGKECKIAVLQGDPAKKNTDVFFKVPAEYDIPYHWHTSAERMVLVSGTMTVKYDNQNEEVLTTGTYAYGPSKHPHRAYCEKGESCVLFIAFEEPIDAFEIMKSTQD; from the coding sequence ATGTTTAAGATAGATAACCTTATTGTAATTACTCTCATTACAATGGTATTTTCAACATTTAGTTTTGCTGAGGAGAACAGTGCAGTTGCTTTAGCATATAAACATGACAGTTCAGAGCTCCAATGGGGACCTTGTCCGGCATTTCTTGGAAAGGAGTGTAAAATTGCAGTCTTACAAGGCGACCCTGCAAAAAAGAATACAGATGTTTTCTTTAAAGTACCTGCGGAATATGATATACCGTATCATTGGCATACATCTGCAGAGCGTATGGTACTTGTATCTGGAACAATGACTGTGAAGTATGATAATCAAAATGAGGAAGTACTAACAACAGGAACATATGCTTATGGACCATCAAAACATCCACATCGTGCGTATTGTGAAAAAGGTGAGTCTTGTGTTTTATTTATCGCTTTTGAAGAACCTATTGACGCTTTTGAAATAATGAAGTCTACTCAAGATTAA
- a CDS encoding winged helix-turn-helix domain-containing protein, with the protein MKGSYTNWDLIADVFKKEKRPLGVKEIWDIAVKLGLDKKTNNSGKTPWNSLHSMFNYRKKIGNDEYIQVGKKWLPKSLKI; encoded by the coding sequence ATGAAAGGTAGTTATACTAATTGGGATCTAATTGCTGATGTCTTTAAAAAAGAAAAAAGGCCCCTCGGTGTGAAAGAAATTTGGGATATAGCTGTTAAACTTGGTTTAGATAAGAAAACAAATAATTCAGGAAAAACTCCTTGGAACAGTTTACATAGCATGTTCAATTATAGAAAAAAAATTGGGAATGATGAGTATATTCAAGTAGGAAAAAAATGGTTACCAAAATCTTTAAAAATTTAA
- a CDS encoding DNA adenine methylase, producing MNYIGSKLKLSSWIEEEVKNVVGDDLSQKVFCDLFAGTGIVGRTFKNDVKQVISNDIEDYSYILNRNYIQNSSTLEQAEEYIIQLNNLPLIEDGFIYNNYCMGSGSERQYFSDYNGKKIDTIRLQIEKWKTDKKINENMYYFLLASLLESADKVANTASVYGAFLKKLKKSALKELALESANFDLSSNKHVVHKEDSNTLIQKISGDILYLDPPYNQRQYGANYHLLNTITKYDNFTPKGKTGMREYFRSQYCSKKDVAESFNELIKNANFKYIFLSYNNEGLMSEDTTREIMENYGEYKLIKKEYQRFKADKTENRNHKANSTFEYLHVLIKKEL from the coding sequence GTGAACTATATAGGATCTAAATTAAAATTATCTTCTTGGATAGAAGAAGAAGTAAAAAATGTTGTTGGGGACGATCTTAGTCAAAAAGTTTTTTGTGATTTATTTGCTGGCACAGGCATAGTAGGAAGAACTTTCAAAAACGATGTTAAACAAGTAATTAGTAATGATATTGAAGATTATAGTTATATATTAAATAGGAATTATATACAAAATTCATCTACTCTTGAGCAAGCAGAAGAATATATTATTCAGTTAAATAACTTGCCTCTTATTGAAGATGGGTTTATATATAATAACTATTGTATGGGAAGTGGTAGTGAACGACAGTATTTTAGTGATTATAATGGTAAAAAAATAGATACTATACGACTTCAAATAGAAAAGTGGAAGACTGATAAAAAAATAAATGAAAATATGTATTATTTTTTATTAGCTTCTTTACTTGAAAGTGCTGATAAGGTCGCAAATACTGCATCGGTATATGGAGCTTTTTTAAAAAAGTTAAAAAAGTCTGCCTTAAAAGAATTGGCACTTGAAAGTGCAAACTTTGATCTTTCTTCAAATAAGCATGTTGTTCATAAAGAAGATAGTAATACTTTAATTCAAAAAATTTCAGGGGATATATTATATTTAGATCCTCCATACAATCAAAGACAATACGGCGCAAACTATCACTTGTTAAATACAATAACAAAGTATGATAATTTTACACCAAAAGGTAAAACTGGAATGAGAGAATACTTCCGTTCTCAATATTGTAGTAAAAAAGATGTAGCAGAAAGTTTCAATGAACTTATAAAAAATGCAAATTTTAAATATATTTTTCTTAGTTACAATAATGAGGGTTTAATGAGTGAAGACACGACTCGTGAGATAATGGAAAATTATGGTGAGTATAAATTGATTAAAAAAGAATATCAACGATTTAAAGCTGATAAAACGGAAAATAGAAATCATAAAGCTAATAGTACTTTTGAATACTTACACGTACTAATTAAGAAAGAACTTTAA
- a CDS encoding DUF3147 family protein, producing MTYYIVKLLITTVLIVLISEIGKRYSLAGALLAAIPLVSILAMIWMYVDTGSSSSAVEFSQRIVWLIAPSMTLFIAFPILIKKGVGFPLSMLIATTLTIAAYYSVIYVVGKFGIEL from the coding sequence ATGACGTATTATATAGTTAAATTACTTATCACGACGGTGCTGATCGTACTTATATCTGAAATAGGAAAAAGATACTCTTTAGCGGGTGCATTACTAGCTGCCATACCTTTGGTCTCGATCCTCGCTATGATTTGGATGTATGTCGATACGGGAAGTTCAAGCAGTGCAGTAGAGTTTTCCCAAAGAATAGTATGGCTCATAGCACCATCTATGACCCTATTTATAGCATTTCCAATCCTTATAAAAAAAGGTGTTGGATTTCCTCTGAGTATGTTGATTGCAACTACACTAACGATAGCAGCGTATTACAGTGTGATTTATGTAGTTGGGAAGTTTGGGATTGAATTATAA